A window of the Acipenser ruthenus chromosome 30, fAciRut3.2 maternal haplotype, whole genome shotgun sequence genome harbors these coding sequences:
- the LOC117426384 gene encoding differentially expressed in FDCP 6 homolog isoform X1, producing the protein MELRSELLKSIWYAFTALDVEKSGKVSKSQLKVLSHNLCTVLSIPHDPVALEEHFRDDDDGPVSSQGYMPYLNKYILDKVKEGSFVKENFDELCWTLTAKKNYRPNGKTSIPLKDAFRFWCLFNFLSEDKYPLVMVPDEVEYLLKKVCMAMNVELNYVELEDYFSQEPLQQSGIVVWKFLELVNSGKLTRGIDKDALSMAIEEVYREIVEDVLKQGYLWKKGQLRRNWTERWFTLRPSALAYYVSEDRKERKGSIPLDRSCCVEVLPDKDGKRCMFCVKTLAKTYEMSASDTKQRQEWTTAIQTVIRLEAEGKKSLHKDLKLKRREQREQRERRKAAKEEEMLRLRALQEEKEKKLQELELLKEAQRQAEVLLQQDEQRRRAQHEEMQRALEVQLRDAEQARASMQAEMVLKEAEAERQKKRIQELEEMQQGLEEALRLEIKARQDEEAFRYAQARLLAEEEEKLKQLMFMKEEQEEYILKTQREKQELRQEMETKSRALEEAQLHLEEVRVNRQRVDQDVMAAQRKLRQASTNVKHWNVQMNRLMHPIGPGDKKSSPGLGGFSSFRVPSQKDPGLKLRQKSEEREREESKENVESARRLSQASDMDTQP; encoded by the exons GTTCTGTCTCATAACCTGTGCACGGTGCTGAGTATCCCACACGACCCGGTCGCCCTGGAGGAGCACTTCAGAGACGATGACGACGGACCAGTGTCCAGCCAGGGCTACATGCCCTACCTCAACAAGTACATCCTGGACAAG GTGAAGGAGGGCTCCTTCGTGAAGGAGAATTTCGACGAGCTGTGCTGGACGCTCACTGCCAAGAAGAACTACAGGCCCAACGGCAAGACCAGCATTCCCCTGAAAGACGCCTTTCGCTTCTGGTGCCTCTTCAACTTCCTGTCCGAGGACAAGTACCCTCTGGTCATGGTGCCTGACGAG GTGGAGTACCTGCTGAAGAAAGTGTGCATGGCAATGAACGTGGAGCTGAACTACGTGGAGCTGGAGGATTACTTCAGCCAGGAGCCCCTGCAGCAGAGTGGTATCGTCGTGTGGAAGTTCCTGGAGCTGGTGAACTCTGGGAAGCTGACGAGGGGCATCGACAAGGACGCTTTGAGCATGGCGATCGAGGAGGTCTATCGAGAGATTGTGGAGGACGTGCTCAAGCAG GGTTACTTGTGGAAGAAAGGGCAGCTGCGGCGGAACTGGACAGAGCGCTGGTTCACGCTGAGGCCGAGCGCACTGGCTTACTACGTGAGTGAAGACCGCAAAGAGAGAAAGGGCAGCATCCCTCTGGACAGGAGCTGCTGCGTGGAG GTGCTCCCGGATAAGGATGGGAAGAGGTGCATGTTCTGCGTGAAAACGTTGGCTAAGACCTACGAGATGAGTGCCTCCGACACCAAGCAGAGGCAGGAGTGGACGACAG CTATCCAGACAGTCATCCGCTTGGAGGCTGAGGGCAAGAAGTCTCTTCACAAGGACCTGAAGCTGAAGCGACGGGAGCAGAGGGAGCAGCGGGAGCGGCGCAAGGCGGCGAAGGAGGAGGAGATGCTGAGGCTGCGCGCGCtgcaggaggagaaggagaagaagctgcaggagctggagctgctgaaGGAGGCCCAGCGGCAGGCCGAGGTGCTGCTGCAGCAGGACGAGCAGCGCAGGAGAGCCCAGCACGAGGAGATGCAGCGTGCACTGGAGGTGCAGCTCCGTGACGCAGAGCAG GCGCGGGCCAGCATGCAAGCAGAGATGGTTTTGAAAGAGGCAGAGGCGGAGAGGCAGAAGAAACGGATCCAGGAGCTGGAGGAGATGCAGCAGGGCCTGGAGGAGGCACTGCGGCTGGAGATCAAAGCCAGGCAGGATGAGGAGGCCTTCCGATACGCACAGGCACG GCTACTGGCTGAGGAAGAGGAGAAGCTGAAGCAGCTGATGTTCATgaaggaggagcaggaggagtaCATCCTCAAGACCCagagagagaagcaggagctCAGGCAGGAGATGGAAACCAAGTCCCGGGCTCTCGAAGAGGCCCAGCTGCATCTGGAGGAAGTGAGGGTCAACCGGCAGAGAGTCGACCAGGACGTCAtg GCTGCCCAGAGGAAGCTGCGCCAGGCAAGCACCAACGTCAAGCACTGGAACGTGCAAATGAACAGGCTGATGCATCCTATAGGACCAGGAG ACAAGAAATCCTCTCCCGGGCTGGGGGGGTTCTCCAGCTTCCGCGTCCCGTCGCAGAAAGATCCCGGACTGAAGCTGAGACAGAAATCCGAGGAGAGAGAGCGCGAGGAGAGCAAGGAGAACGTCGAATCGGCCAGGCGTCTCTCTCAGGCTTCCGACATGGACACGCAGCCCTAA
- the LOC117426384 gene encoding differentially expressed in FDCP 6 homolog isoform X3, with amino-acid sequence MELRSELLKSIWYAFTALDVEKSGKVSKSQLKVLSHNLCTVLSIPHDPVALEEHFRDDDDGPVSSQGYMPYLNKYILDKVKEGSFVKENFDELCWTLTAKKNYRPNGKTSIPLKDAFRFWCLFNFLSEDKYPLVMVPDEVEYLLKKVCMAMNVELNYVELEDYFSQEPLQQSGIVVWKFLELVNSGKLTRGIDKDALSMAIEEVYREIVEDVLKQGYLWKKGQLRRNWTERWFTLRPSALAYYVSEDRKERKGSIPLDRSCCVEVLPDKDGKRCMFCVKTLAKTYEMSASDTKQRQEWTTAIQTVIRLEAEGKKSLHKDLKLKRREQREQRERRKAAKEEEMLRLRALQEEKEKKLQELELLKEAQRQAEVLLQQDEQRRRAQHEEMQRALEVQLRDAEQARASMQAEMVLKEAEAERQKKRIQELEEMQQGLEEALRLEIKARQDEEAFRYAQARLLAEEEEKLKQLMFMKEEQEEYILKTQREKQELRQEMETKSRALEEAQLHLEEVRVNRQRVDQDVMAAQRKLRQASTNVKHWNVQMNRLMHPIGPGASRQSK; translated from the exons GTTCTGTCTCATAACCTGTGCACGGTGCTGAGTATCCCACACGACCCGGTCGCCCTGGAGGAGCACTTCAGAGACGATGACGACGGACCAGTGTCCAGCCAGGGCTACATGCCCTACCTCAACAAGTACATCCTGGACAAG GTGAAGGAGGGCTCCTTCGTGAAGGAGAATTTCGACGAGCTGTGCTGGACGCTCACTGCCAAGAAGAACTACAGGCCCAACGGCAAGACCAGCATTCCCCTGAAAGACGCCTTTCGCTTCTGGTGCCTCTTCAACTTCCTGTCCGAGGACAAGTACCCTCTGGTCATGGTGCCTGACGAG GTGGAGTACCTGCTGAAGAAAGTGTGCATGGCAATGAACGTGGAGCTGAACTACGTGGAGCTGGAGGATTACTTCAGCCAGGAGCCCCTGCAGCAGAGTGGTATCGTCGTGTGGAAGTTCCTGGAGCTGGTGAACTCTGGGAAGCTGACGAGGGGCATCGACAAGGACGCTTTGAGCATGGCGATCGAGGAGGTCTATCGAGAGATTGTGGAGGACGTGCTCAAGCAG GGTTACTTGTGGAAGAAAGGGCAGCTGCGGCGGAACTGGACAGAGCGCTGGTTCACGCTGAGGCCGAGCGCACTGGCTTACTACGTGAGTGAAGACCGCAAAGAGAGAAAGGGCAGCATCCCTCTGGACAGGAGCTGCTGCGTGGAG GTGCTCCCGGATAAGGATGGGAAGAGGTGCATGTTCTGCGTGAAAACGTTGGCTAAGACCTACGAGATGAGTGCCTCCGACACCAAGCAGAGGCAGGAGTGGACGACAG CTATCCAGACAGTCATCCGCTTGGAGGCTGAGGGCAAGAAGTCTCTTCACAAGGACCTGAAGCTGAAGCGACGGGAGCAGAGGGAGCAGCGGGAGCGGCGCAAGGCGGCGAAGGAGGAGGAGATGCTGAGGCTGCGCGCGCtgcaggaggagaaggagaagaagctgcaggagctggagctgctgaaGGAGGCCCAGCGGCAGGCCGAGGTGCTGCTGCAGCAGGACGAGCAGCGCAGGAGAGCCCAGCACGAGGAGATGCAGCGTGCACTGGAGGTGCAGCTCCGTGACGCAGAGCAG GCGCGGGCCAGCATGCAAGCAGAGATGGTTTTGAAAGAGGCAGAGGCGGAGAGGCAGAAGAAACGGATCCAGGAGCTGGAGGAGATGCAGCAGGGCCTGGAGGAGGCACTGCGGCTGGAGATCAAAGCCAGGCAGGATGAGGAGGCCTTCCGATACGCACAGGCACG GCTACTGGCTGAGGAAGAGGAGAAGCTGAAGCAGCTGATGTTCATgaaggaggagcaggaggagtaCATCCTCAAGACCCagagagagaagcaggagctCAGGCAGGAGATGGAAACCAAGTCCCGGGCTCTCGAAGAGGCCCAGCTGCATCTGGAGGAAGTGAGGGTCAACCGGCAGAGAGTCGACCAGGACGTCAtg GCTGCCCAGAGGAAGCTGCGCCAGGCAAGCACCAACGTCAAGCACTGGAACGTGCAAATGAACAGGCTGATGCATCCTATAGGACCAGGAG CTTCGAGACAATCCAAATGA
- the LOC117426384 gene encoding differentially expressed in FDCP 6 homolog isoform X2 yields the protein MELRSELLKSIWYAFTALDVEKSGKVSKSQLKVLSHNLCTVLSIPHDPVALEEHFRDDDDGPVSSQGYMPYLNKYILDKVKEGSFVKENFDELCWTLTAKKNYRPNGKTSIPLKDAFRFWCLFNFLSEDKYPLVMVPDEVEYLLKKVCMAMNVELNYVELEDYFSQEPLQQSGIVVWKFLELVNSGKLTRGIDKDALSMAIEEVYREIVEDVLKQGYLWKKGQLRRNWTERWFTLRPSALAYYVSEDRKERKGSIPLDRSCCVEVLPDKDGKRCMFCVKTLAKTYEMSASDTKQRQEWTTAIQTVIRLEAEGKKSLHKDLKLKRREQREQRERRKAAKEEEMLRLRALQEEKEKKLQELELLKEAQRQAEVLLQQDEQRRRAQHEEMQRALEVQLRDAEQARASMQAEMVLKEAEAERQKKRIQELEEMQQGLEEALRLEIKARQDEEAFRYAQARLLAEEEEKLKQLMFMKEEQEEYILKTQREKQELRQEMETKSRALEEAQLHLEEVRVNRQRVDQDVMAAQRKLRQASTNVKHWNVQMNRLMHPIGPGEPRSVQAES from the exons GTTCTGTCTCATAACCTGTGCACGGTGCTGAGTATCCCACACGACCCGGTCGCCCTGGAGGAGCACTTCAGAGACGATGACGACGGACCAGTGTCCAGCCAGGGCTACATGCCCTACCTCAACAAGTACATCCTGGACAAG GTGAAGGAGGGCTCCTTCGTGAAGGAGAATTTCGACGAGCTGTGCTGGACGCTCACTGCCAAGAAGAACTACAGGCCCAACGGCAAGACCAGCATTCCCCTGAAAGACGCCTTTCGCTTCTGGTGCCTCTTCAACTTCCTGTCCGAGGACAAGTACCCTCTGGTCATGGTGCCTGACGAG GTGGAGTACCTGCTGAAGAAAGTGTGCATGGCAATGAACGTGGAGCTGAACTACGTGGAGCTGGAGGATTACTTCAGCCAGGAGCCCCTGCAGCAGAGTGGTATCGTCGTGTGGAAGTTCCTGGAGCTGGTGAACTCTGGGAAGCTGACGAGGGGCATCGACAAGGACGCTTTGAGCATGGCGATCGAGGAGGTCTATCGAGAGATTGTGGAGGACGTGCTCAAGCAG GGTTACTTGTGGAAGAAAGGGCAGCTGCGGCGGAACTGGACAGAGCGCTGGTTCACGCTGAGGCCGAGCGCACTGGCTTACTACGTGAGTGAAGACCGCAAAGAGAGAAAGGGCAGCATCCCTCTGGACAGGAGCTGCTGCGTGGAG GTGCTCCCGGATAAGGATGGGAAGAGGTGCATGTTCTGCGTGAAAACGTTGGCTAAGACCTACGAGATGAGTGCCTCCGACACCAAGCAGAGGCAGGAGTGGACGACAG CTATCCAGACAGTCATCCGCTTGGAGGCTGAGGGCAAGAAGTCTCTTCACAAGGACCTGAAGCTGAAGCGACGGGAGCAGAGGGAGCAGCGGGAGCGGCGCAAGGCGGCGAAGGAGGAGGAGATGCTGAGGCTGCGCGCGCtgcaggaggagaaggagaagaagctgcaggagctggagctgctgaaGGAGGCCCAGCGGCAGGCCGAGGTGCTGCTGCAGCAGGACGAGCAGCGCAGGAGAGCCCAGCACGAGGAGATGCAGCGTGCACTGGAGGTGCAGCTCCGTGACGCAGAGCAG GCGCGGGCCAGCATGCAAGCAGAGATGGTTTTGAAAGAGGCAGAGGCGGAGAGGCAGAAGAAACGGATCCAGGAGCTGGAGGAGATGCAGCAGGGCCTGGAGGAGGCACTGCGGCTGGAGATCAAAGCCAGGCAGGATGAGGAGGCCTTCCGATACGCACAGGCACG GCTACTGGCTGAGGAAGAGGAGAAGCTGAAGCAGCTGATGTTCATgaaggaggagcaggaggagtaCATCCTCAAGACCCagagagagaagcaggagctCAGGCAGGAGATGGAAACCAAGTCCCGGGCTCTCGAAGAGGCCCAGCTGCATCTGGAGGAAGTGAGGGTCAACCGGCAGAGAGTCGACCAGGACGTCAtg GCTGCCCAGAGGAAGCTGCGCCAGGCAAGCACCAACGTCAAGCACTGGAACGTGCAAATGAACAGGCTGATGCATCCTATAGGACCAGGAG AACCCCGCTCCGTTCAGGCTGAGAGTTAG